In one window of Pseudomonas sp. p1(2021b) DNA:
- a CDS encoding HD-GYP domain-containing protein, whose translation MDMFQEARLGKAVDPSTTLPLVGEIAASVLRQPHALISVARIKTHDDYTYLHSVAVCALMLSLARHLDLDEEQTRLAGIGGLMHDLGKAAMPLEVLNKPGKLTDAEFAIMKRHPVEGAKMLRAGGAEPGVVDIALHHHEKIDGTGYPDRLAGDAISLLARMGAICDVYDAVTSERAYKKPWDPSAAMRQMAKWEGHFDKRIFHAFVKAVGIYPVGSLVRLSSQRLAVVVEPGMESLLTPKVRVFFSLRSREPIPMQTIDLAATSCKDSITGPEDPTLWNFKNLDDLWME comes from the coding sequence ATGGACATGTTCCAGGAAGCCCGGCTTGGCAAGGCCGTCGACCCAAGCACGACGTTGCCGCTGGTCGGAGAAATCGCTGCCTCGGTGCTGCGCCAACCTCATGCCCTCATCAGCGTCGCACGCATCAAAACGCACGACGATTACACCTACCTGCACTCGGTTGCCGTCTGCGCCCTGATGCTATCGCTGGCCCGGCATCTCGATCTAGACGAGGAGCAAACGCGCCTGGCTGGCATCGGCGGACTGATGCACGACCTAGGCAAGGCCGCGATGCCGCTGGAAGTGCTTAACAAACCAGGCAAGCTCACCGATGCCGAGTTCGCCATCATGAAGCGCCACCCTGTGGAGGGCGCAAAGATGCTGCGCGCAGGCGGGGCCGAGCCCGGGGTGGTGGACATTGCCCTGCACCATCACGAGAAGATCGACGGAACCGGCTACCCGGATCGCTTGGCCGGTGACGCCATTTCACTCCTGGCCCGCATGGGCGCAATCTGCGACGTCTATGATGCCGTGACGTCGGAGCGAGCCTACAAAAAGCCGTGGGACCCGTCCGCGGCGATGCGGCAGATGGCCAAGTGGGAGGGCCATTTCGACAAACGCATCTTCCACGCCTTCGTCAAGGCCGTGGGCATCTACCCCGTCGGCTCCTTGGTTCGCCTGTCCTCTCAGCGTCTGGCCGTTGTCGTTGAGCCGGGAATGGAATCACTGCTGACTCCCAAGGTTCGCGTGTTCTTCTCGCTACGCTCGAGAGAGCCGATCCCGATGCAGACCATCGACCTGGCGGCCACGAGTTGCAAGGACAGTATCACTGGCCCCGAAGACCCGACGCTCTGGAACTTCAAGAACCTCGACGACTTGTGGATGGAATAG
- a CDS encoding DUF3391 domain-containing protein, whose translation MYIHKLAGSWVRHPFWRGSFLLTEPQDLSAIRECGVGRSGSTWPKAKSTQRAQRAQSPEPRAQSPEPRAQSPEPRAQSPEPRAQSPEPRAQSPEPRAQSPEPRAQRIVGGAISAV comes from the coding sequence ATGTACATCCACAAGCTCGCCGGCTCTTGGGTTCGACACCCATTCTGGCGCGGCAGCTTCCTGCTGACCGAGCCTCAGGATCTCTCTGCCATTCGAGAATGTGGCGTCGGGAGGTCTGGGTCGACTTGGCCAAAAGCCAAGTCGACCCAGAGAGCCCAGAGAGCCCAGAGCCCAGAGCCCAGAGCCCAGAGCCCAGAGCCCAGAGCCCAGAGCCCAGAGCCCAGAGCCCAGAGCCCAGAGCCCAGAGCCCAGAGCCCAGAGCCCAGAGCCCAGAGCCCAGAGCCCAGAGCCCAGAGCCCAGAGCCCAGAGCCCAGAGAATTGTCGGAGGAGCAATCTCTGCCGTCTAG